gttaaaaatattcatttatttttttacagAATATCATAAtgcattaaaaataaactcaaaatttttttaaaataactaaCGTAAACTAACTTACTTACAAACTCAATTATATTTAAAAAGAACTAAATGAGACTtatttactttaatttaatcCTGTGAAATGATACTAAAATTTATCTCAATACAAGTGAAATTAGAAAGAgtggtgagtgagaattttaagtataaaaaGAATTCTCTCTGCACCACTAATTTTTTCActcactttttcttttctttctttggaaattttttgtgaaaatgaAGGTTAAAAGCTTCATACTTATAGGAAACTTTTGgagaaaaaaattgaatttacaagagtgtgggggtgggggtgaaattttataaaataattgatGGGGATGAGATGACACGTGGGGAAATGGAATAGGATTGCAAttgcctttttttatttttattttttattattaaataatttttaattaattaattaattatttttgtatttattttattatcgtatgaaattccactttgattAGACCGATCCCTAGAGAGCGACTGAACCACAATAGTCTCTTAGCACTCGTTTAGATAAAGTTTTTCTTAAACATAAAAAATTGAATAAAGGATCATAATAAAGAAATACTTTCGTATTGACATTAGCTTAATaaccatatttattattttattattatactaaggTGGTGCACAAAAGTAAATAACCAGTTAACGTTTACTATGTTTtactcgtatatatatttttggagtcatcaaaatttttaattaaaataaaataaaatgattgcgtgaaaaatataattaaattaaaaatatttacaatttttttaaaaataattttttttatttattttttatttttttcaaccGTCATGtataataagattgttcttggtaagtgaatattataattaagtataaaaaatataatatttttttatttaattcataatttttttagtttGTATTGCACTTTTATTTGTTAATCATATTTTtctaattgttatttgatttaaaggaagaaaaatgagcatttgttcaatcaagtttctaatttgttttaattttgaaatattaacTAAACAAGTTGCTGGTTTTCGATTTTAATTTCTActtcagtttttagtttttattttttatttttagtttttattttcattttttagtttttaatttaacGTATGGGTCATAGGAATTTAACATGTAAACTAAGTGCTTCCCAAAAGATAACTTTGAGATGTTCTAACAAATAAATATCTCAAGAAAaacatactatttttttttatatttaaatctttgaatagaTCCCACAATACGAATATTAGTTAGCTTTAGAAACTTGCTTTCATATGgtacaaattaaaaattatttacatCATTATTGCATTTAGGAGCATAGATTttaggttttaaatttgaatttgaatgaagtTAAACAAAATTTAATACGATTTATATCACATTTTTCCTATATCCACATAAATTTAAACCCGAGCCTCTTGCAAAGATAAGGTTAGATTTTGAATTTATTAGgtcaattgttttttttttaatatcgcCGGGTGTCCACAACCGTCAACGACGTCTgttttacggtccgtcgcacctgtcatgactaatcccacgccctatAGCGGTGGCCCCACACACATCACAGAGGGGTTAATTTAGGAGCCCGCCGCAAGAATTGAACCCGGGAGGCATTTCTGCTAACCGTCAAGTGGCACTTCCGGAATTCGTCCTTGCCAACTGAGCTACGCCCTGGaggcttattttttttttattacatagaaacTCCGGCCACCAATAAGTTCTTTGGACCCTCTGGTGTGACACTAAACTTACGAATTAGTATCCTCTGTCCCCAAATCTCgttgatcagggtaaagtccggatgcAGATACGACTTCTATGCATcaattggacgttcggccaatTGTTATTGGTGAATGGTAATATTGTTTTATTCATTTATGTATGATTGATTGGTACCATTATATTATTAGTTTTTTCCTTAATCGATTGCTCACATTTTTTTCATTGTCTAAAATTCGTTTGGTTATACTTTATTCCCGTGGGCAAGCCCCTACTTATCATCAAAATTGGCGCAGGGGGGTCTGggtataattttttaaatgagagGGTGTCAATGTGATTATCTCAGATGTCGAGGGTGTATgcataattatgaaaaaaaataccAAAGGGTTGTAACCGCCTCGATGGCTACGTGGTCCTCTCCGGTTGAAATTTCTGCTATTTCCACGTCAATGGCCGAATGAGATTCCTCGGCTTCCCCCTGCTCTTCAAAGCGACGGCGTTTTGCAAAGTTAGACAGGCAATCCAGTTCTAATAGTGAAAGCCCATTCGTCCGTTTCGAAATTCTTTATGACAGACGGTTCTTTTATTTAGCTCCTATTTCTGTATTTACCCCCCCCACGATGTTCGTAATTCCTTCCTTCTAAGCGCCGACCTCCGTCGAATCCCATTTCCTCCGTCAATCTGAAACTTCGGATAAACCCTAGAAACAGACAGTGAATTCAGAAAGCCTGGATCGAGAGACAAAGGTTTTGAAGTTGCTTCTGTTCGATCGAATTCAAGTGTGCTGCTATGTCGTCTCCCGCAGAGTAATTTGCTCTTCTATAGTCTATGTTCTACCtacagcttctctctctctctctctccccccccccccccccccgccccccggGAATCATGTTGTTGTTTTGTTTATTGTCATGAAGCGGTTGGGGCTTGATTTGATTGATGTTGATAATCATTTAAAActcttatttatttacttatttattggTTTTTCAGATTCTATAATTCTCTACCTCCCATATGCAAGGCTTATGGGACTATCTGTTTGCTGGCTACTACAGCATTCCATTTGGGGTTGTATCATCCTGCACACATCGCATTATCATATCAATTAATTTTCTCGCGTTTCCAGGTATGTATATCTATGCTCATTTAACTGTTCATGTAACACTAAATGCCACTCTGGGGTAGTCTCAAAAGTTTTCAGGCTCTTGGATTGATAATTGTCTTTTACAGTATTCGATTTATGATTTTGTGGTATTATGTAGGTGTTCGCAACAACAAACTTGAGGTTATGATTTTCTTTTGTTCTAAGTATCACAATTTTACACTTCTTTGGATCTTTTTCAGATTCAATTTCCCTGTGTTTTTTACTTCATTAGCCACAACAAGTCAAGTTGAATAGTCATTCAAGCTACATATTTAAACCTCCATCTCATCGTAGAAGCTGACTTGTGCAGCCTTTTGCATGGTGGTCTCTTGGTAACAAGTGAAATTATGTTAGTGGGGAATAGCCCGACAGGGCCTTTTAGGGTGCAAAGTGAGGGCTTTTCCAAGTACCTAACACAGTTTCTGTCTTGGTGCCAAATTTAAAGATCAAGTTGTTCGGGACTCTACCATTGGAAGATCTAAGAGAAAAATTGCTGGTTGGAAAAGGAAATACCTCTCAAAAAACGGGAGACATTGCGACTGTTACATAACAATTTTTGGGTTCCCAATACCGTTACACACCAAGAAATTGGCGGGAAAAAAATCACAACCATTACGTAAAGGTTGCTTCAACCATTAAGTAACAGCTATAGGACCATTacagcaaatatatatatatatatatatatgtatatattttatttttttactttttattctcTCTTTTGTCTCCCCCTCCCTCTTTATAATCATTCTCATTATATTATGTGGAGAGAGGGGAAATAGACTATAATGAGGgtgataatgatacaaaatttactatttttaaaTTCTCACAAGAGATGCTTCAATTAACAATTTGATAATATTAAtttgtttagaaaataatttattttgataatattagcaatTTGATAATTATGTTtgatatttttcaacttcaacgttcttttattttctagttattgtatatttatattattcgtatgtgttatgtgtctaatagattaatagtttataatttattcttttttattatttagttttccacacaaaagaataataaaaaagtaTAGGTACACACACACGCGCATGTAGTTTTTCTAtcaatggtttaaaacaaatgtagaTTTCTCGCCCTTACTAAACAACTTACTTAATTGAACTTAAGGATCTAAAATACattaaaactctttctaagaagggttaaaagtttaaaatatgcaaatacaataatatacataaggttgtgcatgctttaaaAAAATTCGCGGCTGTTACATTACATCTGCTTCTTGTTATGTAACATCCACTACTCTTGCTTCTCACGACACCCATTGCTGCTATGTTACGCTACCCACTATTTGAAACCATGCCTTgccgtaaaaaaaaaaattcaacttcTGATTAAGATCTTTGTAACAGATTTTGGGAGGATAAAAACTGAGCTCCATTAGGCTTGATTACTCAACAAAACAGATTTGATTAATTGCAAGTTTTTGCAAGTCCATCTACTAATTCTAGAAGAAATTTTCACAAGAAGGATAGAAAAGTTAACTTTGCTTGCACTTTTTGTAACCAAGGGAAGGCCAACGTACTCTACAGGAAGCCTACCTTATTGAACCCCAAGAATCCGGGTAATATTCTGTTTAAAGAGCTCAGATTTCGAAGAGTTTGCTTGGAGCCCAGAGAGGTTGTGGAAAAGAACTAAAGCATTCTTTATGCTTGTTGCGGAGCTAGTGTGTCTGTGGAAAAGGATGAGGAGGTCCCTAGCAAAACATAATTGGTAAAGAGTGATTGTGCCGCATTTGCTATGTTACTTAAATCACTTTTAGAAGCTGCCGTTTGAAGTATCCTGGTCATAACTTCCATATCCAAGACAAACAAATAAGGAAAATGGGTTCCCCATGTATAATCCCTTTCTTCCcttttttataaaagaaaaaaaaatccttttcttCCCTTAAAAAAATCCTCCATGGAACCATTTATATTAAGGGAGAAGCTAGGAGAGGTAATACATTCCCTAACCCAGTCTATGAAATTTGCAGGAGTGCTAATTGTTTTGAGAACCAGGATAATAAAATACAAATCCACTGAATCACAAGTTCTCCTACAATCCATCTTTAGAGCTAATTTGGGAGATCTAGAATGTAAATGATAGTTATGCAAAAGCTCACGAGTTAGTAGGATATTGTCTTGAATGGACACCCCTTTTAGAAAAGCTGTTTGGTTACACCCTCAAgctggaggtgtataaatatcacctaaccccaGCATCTTACAACCACTAGACAAAGCAGACTTAATGGAAGCTTGAGTGAAAACTTCGCCTAACTGATCCATAGATTTTGCAAAAAAGTCCTTAAAAATTCTTCAACACaacatccctcacaaaatggttgtcaacttcaatgtgctttgtcctctcatgaaacaTTGAGTTtctagcaatataaatggcaaCTTGATTATCATAAAACATTTGGACTTTTAACCAAAAATCCCATCTTTGACAGAAGAGACTTCAACCACATAAGCTGACTCATAGTACGAACCATAGCTTGGTATTTTGCTTCAGCAATAGATCGAGCTAAGTAGTTTCTTTCTTCTCGCTTGGTAACTAGATTACTTCTCTTGAATGTATAGTATCTATCTCATGTCACAGTTTTAATTACATTTATACGTCAAACCTCTACAACGAGAGCCTTTGAGATGTGCAAACAGCATCTCAGTGTGGTTATTTGGAATTTTCTGTAAACTAACTCAGCGCCCCTATAGCAAGGGATATGTTAGGTCTAGTGACAACAAGTAGATCAACTAGCTGACTAGTTGTCTATATTGAAGTTTATCTTCAAATTCTGCTCCCAACGTTCCTAGACAACTTCACATTGGGTTCCATAGGAGTATTAATTGGTTTAGCTTCCAACGTACCAAATTGACTTGGCAAGTCCAAGGTATATTTGCTGAGATAGATTCAATCCTTTCTTACACAGTACAATCTGAATATGAAAGTAACATAGATtacccaagtccttgatttgaaattttgcttTATGCTATTGCTGGACATCTGCAATCCTGCTTTGGTCACTGCTAGTGATGATGATGTCATCAACACAAAGCACTATAAGCACGACATTTGTGCTGTTTGGCAAACAAAGGCTCAGGGTAGCATTGAATGAAACCAATACAGAGACACCtcactaaatttgtcaaactccccccccccccccccacccgccccacccaaaaaaaaaggattttgaaGGGCATCCTATTAAGTAGAAAATAGGCCATAAGAAGGGCATCAATCCAATGggttttaggaacatgcatatgaaagAGTAGAGACTTTGCTATATCAAGTAAAtgtgaacaaattcaagtgcgtTATTAGGTTGAAAAATTTGAATCCCAATGCCAAACTGAGTTTTTGTTTCCTCATAGAAATGAGTAAAGACATTAACAAattcaaaattgtcttttaaaatTAGATAGATTTTAGGTCATACATGAagaatcatccacaaaagacacaaaatattgatgactAGTTAAATTCTTGACTCTACATGGACCCCGAATATCTGAATGAATGAAAATAATGATTTACTACTAGACTCAACTCTAGACGGAAAAGATGTCTTAGtatgctttcctaattgacacgTATAACAGCCAAAACATGAAATAGACTTGACCATAGGAAAAACTTGTTGCAGATTTTGAAGCGATGGATGACCCAAATGACTGCCATTGACCCAAATGGAGAAGGCTGCTCTTTGGAGGCAAGTGATAGAGGTGAAATACGGCTGTGAATGGGGTGGTTGGTGTACTAGGCCTGTTAATGGTCCACATGGTGTTGGCTTGTGGAAAAATATTAGTCGGGGATGGCCTTCTTTTTCTTGCCACGTTCTATATGATATTGGAAATGGGTCTAAGGTGAAATTTTGGCAAGACCATTGGTGTGGTGAGACGTCTCTTGCAGTCAGCTATCctgatttgtatagattttgcTGAGATAAAGAAGCTAGTGTGGCTGAGCTTATGAAGTTTGATAATGGagtcttgttttgggatgtaagttTCTTTAGGGGTATGCATCTTCGGGAATTAGAGGCCTTGACTGGTTTTATGGATATATGGTGCATCGGTGAAGGGGTCTGGTGAGGATAAGATGTGCTGGAAATCTGATAGAGAGACGGGCTTCTTGGTTAAaggttattatggtattttaatgggCTCCAAAGGTTGTGGCTTTCCTTGGAAAAGTATTTGGAAACAGAAAATTCCATCTAGAGTAGCTTTTTTTGTTTGGACTGCTGCTTTAGGGAAATGCTTAATGATTGacaattttatgaaaaagaatggtttggatattggattggtgctacatgtgcaagtgtaataatgaggcggttgatcatctttttattcattgttcGGTTGCAATGAACTTGTGGGTTATGGTGTTTGGTTTGTTTGGAGTGAGCAGGGTTATGCCGCAATCTGTAGCGGGACTTCTAGCATGTTGGCAAGGCAGATTTGGTCGTTATCGAAAtgggtttatttggttgatagttcctcattgtttattgtggtgtctttggagggagagaaatagtaggtgttttgaagataaggaaagatCTATTTCGGACctgaagctatttttctttacaactttaatggattggttggctgctttgcgaaaccagtcattttcttctgtttttggtttactagattcttgtaatttctgtttttgatttgtttaccccatgtacactccttgtgtacttggtgttcatttttgatatcaataaacttattacttatccaaaaagaaaaaaaaaaaccaatcctTCTTTGCCTGGAGATCTTGAATAACACAATGAGAAGAAAGTCACAAAACAATTATGAGATTTAGTCAATTGACTAATTGATAACAGATTcaagggaaatttaggcacatatagAACAAAAGAAAGAGGAATAGAAGGAAACGAAAGAATATTGCCACAACCTGATATTGGTGTAACCAAACATTTAGCAAGAGCAACCTTTGAGTATATAATAGTCAATTTAATGGAATAAGAAAAATTAGGACTACTTGCTCTAGGGAGGAGGCACTAGAGTCAATAACCCTTGGTGAGAAGGGTGAAGAGGCAAGAAGCCTGGTTGTCCTTGAACGAACCACAGTGGTGATAGATGTTGAAGACTGAACTTGAAATTGTTGAACCATGTGGTCAAGATTGTTATACTTCTCTCTGGACATGGTAGTTGATGTACTCAACTCCGCAGTGGAGTGGCTATGGGCACTTGAAGTGACAGTAGAATCGCCCTTGTCAAGACACTTGTTGACCCAGTTTCCTAGGGAGATCCTTAGCATCAATCAATAGTATTGTCTTTGCCACAGTGTGCAAATGCAAGAATTGCTATGACAAACTCCTCATCTTGACACACTACTTTTGCCAAGACGACCATACGACCCTTGTCCTTGTCCTCAACACTTCCCTTACCACTGTTAAATGTAGTGCTACCATGGTTAAATTATCACGTGCAGAAGCTTAAGAAGAGTAAGAGCCATCTTTGGGGATCCATTGGATTCTCGCATATGCTTCATTCATAGATGGTGTGAATTCACCAGCAAGATTTTGATCATGGGTGGGTTGAACCTCTGGACTCAACCCAGCCACAAACTTGGCAGCCAAGAACTCTATCCTTTGTCTCTTAATTATCTCAATATTGAAACTGACTTGTTGATAGATGTTGAGTTTCTTCCACATACCTTTCATAGTGCTATAATACCCACTAATGGACCTACCTTCTTGGTCATATTTGAAAGAGTTCTCCTATAGGTTAAAAACAcgagtttgtttttttttatttttttatttttatgagaaGCTTTTGTGGAGATCATCCCATTGGGTCTTGGCCTGAGACCACCATAGGTAACTAGAGGATCAAACCAATTTGATTGCTGTGATTTGTAGATTAACAGTATCAGTCGAAGCTCTCTTTGTAGAGGCCATCAAAACCATCCCCTATACACTACAAAAAGTGCACTCCAGTCACGGGAATGAACAACACAGCAACAATGCAAAATCATGCAGCACACACAATCACAGAACAGAACTTCAGAACTTCTAAGAGAGTTCCTCTGACCATGGAACATAAGTTATAATGTCGTATGAGGAATTAATTGACCATGCAGAAAAGGGCAGACCACAACAAGCACTGCAGGCATTTGATAAACAACCTGGCTGCACAGTGGCTACATGTGTGATGGCTAGCAGCAACTAAAAGTGTGTGCTGGCAAAAACAGGAAATAGTCATTGAATAGCAATCAAAACCCCTAGCAACTGATACAAGATTGCAGGCAATCAATCATGAACACACAGCATCATCATGCCACAACCAACCAGTGAACAACAACACGGCAACAGCAGTATACCAGAAACAGAGCATCACTTCACATTAGCAACTCACCATGAAAAGTGTCCCTAAATGACTCAAACCAACCGTAAAACCACATTTGAGAGCTGATGAGGGGAAGGCgacaaagaaaatgaaaaacagtgttaaaaaaaaaacctcagaTAATTCAGATTTAGAGGAGATTAATGATCTAACACCATGTTGGACAGTTAGAGATGGgggagagaagaaaagaagaatagAGCAAGAAAGCAAGAGAAAGGAGGAGGAAGCAGTTTCCTGGAGCCTTAGATTTTGCTCCAtgtctgccctcttatatattaataattaaaaaatttgaaagactaAATACCCCTACTTACACCACATAATTACCAAATAGCCTTCTTCTAACAACTTACTTTAGCAATTTAGAATCGCTTAAGAACAAATAGTATCAATCACATCCTTTTGAATGTCTAACAGATTTTAAAGAATTTGGCATTGAAGCCATCAGGCCCAAGTGTCTTATCATTAGGGCAGGAGAATACCGTCTTCTTAATTTCATCTTTATGCACAGGATTTCCAAGGAGAGAAATATCCACTGCAGGCCATTTAAAAGTCAAGGAGGTCTTCCAAGAAAGTGTGTATATATAGTGAATGACACTGGGATTTTGAGTAGCAAGAAGAATTTCCTTTATTTATTATCTCAAAAGAGCTTATTCTATTCCCATTTCATCAACAAAATATCTGATTTGAGCATGAGTTATTCTAGATTTAACTGCTTTTGAAAGCAACTTATTTTTATGATCACCCAATTGCAATCATGAGATCCTAGATGTTTGCTTTAGGAGATCTTCCTCAGCTTTCAGAGAATCCTGTATTTTTGTTTGGGCATAATTAACACCCAAGATTCTTTCCTGGCTTTTAGATTGAAGAAGATCAAGGTAAGCTTTGTCCATTTAGCCTAGTGGATCCCATCACCAATCTTGGCGAAGTAACTCTTGTGGAAAGCTTGTAACATTCTTTTTAAAACCTTTAATTCTAGAAAAAAATATACATGGGGGTGCCCACAGAAGAACAAGAAGACCACATTGCCTTGAGAGAGTCCATAAAATCAGGATGAGAAGCCCaacaatttaaaaatttgaagGTGAAGTTAGAACCCTTATCTGAGTTTTGAGAACAGAATCTGATGCTGGGCAGTGATCTGAAATACTAGTATATATGAAATCCACCATGAGATTGGGCAAAGCCTGAAGCTCTGAGGCTTTTGATCCCCTTCAGAGATAGCAGAAGCTCTAGTAGCCATTTTACAAATTTTCTTTCCATTAATAGGTTTAGGATCAAAACTAGAAGAGGGGACTATACTGGCAGGAGTTTCTGAAATAGCCACTTCAGCAATAACAGTTCTACAGGGAACTGTAAATCTATCAGTAATAGATTATTACGTTTGATATTTGAGCTCCATTGAATCAAAATTTTCCATCTTTATCTTTAACCAGTGGTTATAAGAATGCAGATTCATCTGACATTGTTAGACCTGTTTAAAGAAGATCAGATATTGCTGATAATGTGGCCCTTGCACTTGTACTTTGGTAatgacggtttggtttttaagATATGGCTATGAGCAACGTGAAAATGTTAGGATTAGGGTGAAGGAAGAGTTAAAAGGTCTTTAGACAGAGTAAGAAGAACAGTACCTGCATTCAATTTTTGGGCCATGTTATTTTGCTAACTGGTTCTTAGTATTGGAAGTTCTTAATGTGTCAATGTTGCCATAGCCATTTTGccttttgtcttttttttttgagTTATGAAGGCTTGGAGTACTTTTTTGGTCTCTCCTGCACTTGAGccttttttttttgagtttgtcGTACTACATTTTTTTATCGTGTTATGAATGGTCAACTCCTATGATGAGACTTATGAGCTGAAAATGTGTGAACATCTATATAATGTACAGAAATGTTTACTCTCATCTTTATGCACGTGTGCTGATATAATCAGGCCAATCTGAAATCTCCCCCTGCGGGAGGTTGGGTTGTCATTGAGTTttctcttatatattttgataagAGATTTCTTTTCATATAGATTTTTCTTCTACATGCTGCTGAGACCTTGGAAAATTATGCCCTGTCCACTGCTGTTTGGTATATACATGCCTTAATCCTATACTGTTACTTCTGTTATAGGTGTGGAGGCTAGTTACAAACTTCTTTTTTCTTGGAAAATTTTCTATCAATTTTGGAATTCGTCTGTTGATGATGTAAGTTCTAATCTCTTAAAATAGTCAAGTTAATTCACCAGGATTTCTATCTCTGCTCAGTCCACATGCATGTGTAGTTGTCCTTGGTTTTTGTGCTGTAGGAGTGCCAGAGAAAGTGCCACAAGGAAACTTAGGGCCCATTTAgttgtgaaaacattttttagtTCTGCAAAGAACCATAAgaattttagcttattttttagtttttcaagaatCATATTAAAAGGGtagaaaatgaagagtttgtttaaatgtgcaaaacaatttttttattttttatttctagatttcacaATAATTATAAAAAAGGCTACTTGTTTTTcaacttttcaaaaactttaaattatataatatagtATTTGGGATCTTAGATTTTGGGGCTTGAAGTCAGATTTGTGTGGATTTTGAAGAAATCAATATACATAATCTACATAAATTAAAGTCCAAGATCCGAATTCTATGCTCATATGCAAGATAAGAATTAAAattctagaaaatattaaaaatatgtttcaacttttctatataaatttggaaaattggaaaacaatgtggcatttttgtaattatatgaaaaattagaaCGGGAAAGTGCAACTATTTCCACAATCAAATAGTGCCAAAATGTTTTATTGTTTTTCATTTATTTCATGCAAATGttggaaaatgaaaaattagtttttttttcttttgaaaaactaaaatggtaaaaaattattttccccAACTAAATGGGCCCTTACTCTTTCCCAGCATCTATATTTACAAAAAAcaactatttattttttcaaaatttcagagCCAGATATGGGGTCCAGTTAGAGCAAGGACCTTTTGGAAGCCGCACAGCAGATTTCCTATGGATGATGATATTTGGAGCCCTTTCATTGCTGGTGTGTGAAACTTTTGTCTTCTTGGTAGCTTgttgagtattttttttattttatggtttGAAGTGGCAATTGGCATCTATTGAAGAGCGAAAGGAGGGGGGGAAGAATATAGTGAGGATGATAATGATGCAAAAGTTATTCTTTTTACTAATATTTACAagacatgcattaattaaaaatttgatatgaacactatttaattaaaaaaaatatttattttgataatgTTAATAatcttttgatattttttttttccatatttttcaacttcaaccgcTTTTTTCTTTCTAGGTTTTGTTGAGTTCAATTTGTTAttgctttatttatttaatgataaattttatgattatatattataattttagaGCTTAGGTTATAGATCTACAGTATATCTTGTTGGTCTAAGACTCCAAACTTATTGGATTTTTATTGCTAAACAAATGAAATAGTAGAACTTGTctaatttattgtattatttttatgTATTATGTTCCTCATAGATTAATGGAGTATATAATGTATATTGTTTTATAATAATCAATCACATATGTGATAattgaaaatgtgaaaaaaaaaaatgcatttaaattttttttttttttctaaatagaaGGTAAAATTTATCGTCGTTACTAAACAATGTTAGTAAGTTTAACTAAAGGAT
This genomic stretch from Malania oleifera isolate guangnan ecotype guangnan chromosome 3, ASM2987363v1, whole genome shotgun sequence harbors:
- the LOC131150765 gene encoding derlin-1-like isoform X2: MSSPAEFYNSLPPICKAYGTICLLATTAFHLGLYHPAHIALSYQLIFSRFQVWRLVTNFFFLGKFSINFGIRLLMIARYGVQLEQGPFGSRTADFLWMMIFGALSLLALAAIPMLWTPFLGVSLVFMLLYVWSREFPNAQINIYGLIALKAFYLPWAMLALDVIFGSSILPDLLGIIAGHLYYFLTVLHPLAGGKNILRTPAWVLLCCRQSVL